CCTGTAGTGTTTTATGCGTGTTGGATGTTTTTTGTGCGAGCATGGAAATCTATCATTACTTGGAATTTAAACATGTTTACCTTGGTAGGAATTGGAACTGGTGTAGCATTTTTATTCAGTGTAGTAGGGATGTTTTTTCCAGATGTATTTCCCGATGAATTTAAAACCGAATCAGGTACAGTCTTGCTTTATTTTGAAGCAGCAGCAGTAATCTTAACACTGGTTTTATTAGGTCAATTATTAGAAGCAAGAGCACACAGTCAAACCAGTGGCGCAATTAAAGAACTATTAAAATTAGCTCCATCAGAAGCAGTTTTAGTGGCCAACGGAGAAGATAAAGTAATTTCTATACACGATATACAAGTAGGGAATTTCTTGAGAGTTAAACCCGGAGATAAGATACCGGTTGATGGGAAAATCTCAGAAGGACATAGTAGTATTGATGAATCTATGATTTCAGGAGAACCTATTCCTGTAGATAAAAAAGTAGGAGATAAAGTAAGTTCAGGGACAATTAATGGGAACAAGTCATTTATAATGGTTGCCGAAAGAGTTGGGGCAGATACGCTGCTTTCTCAAATAATTCAAATGGTAAATGATGCGAGTCGTTCACGTGCCCCGATTCAAAAATTGGTAGATACCATTGCGAAGTATTTTGTACCTATCGTAATTACCGTTGCCCTCATCACATTTGGTATTTGGGCAGCTTTCGGTCCAGAACCGGCTTATGTTTATGGTTTTGTCAACGCTATTGCTGTATTGATTATAGCTTGTCCTTGCGCACTAGGTCTAGCTACTCCAATGTCAGTAATGGTGGGTGTTGGAAAAGGAGCTCAATCAGGTGTTTTAATTAAAAATGCAGAAGCACTCGAAACCATGAACAAAGTAAATGTTTTGATTACTGATAAAACAGGAACGATTACCGAAGGAAGGCCATCAGTAGAAAAGGTTTATGCTACAGACGGAAATAATGAAACCGATTTGTTAACGCAAATTGCTTCATTAAACCAGTATAGTGAACATCCTTTAGCCGAAGCAGTAGTAAAATATGGAAAGGCGAAAGGAGTTCAATTAATTGATGTGAAAGATTTTGAGGGGGTTACAGGAAAAGGAGTAATAGGTACTGTGAATGATAAAAAAATTGCATTGGGTAATTTGAAATTGATGGAGAAAGTGAATGCTACAATTCCTGATGATTTATATGCTAAAATTATTGCAGAACAGAAATTAGGTAAAACGGTTTCTTATATAGCTGTTGATGCAAAGGTTGTTGGGTATGTAGCTATTTCAGATGCTATAAAAGAATCAAGTAAAAGAGCCATAGCTGAACTAATAAGTATGGGAGTAGAAGTGATTATGATGACAGGAGATAATGCGAATACTGCAAAAGCTGTAGCAGACACATTAAACTTGAGCGACTTTAAAGCAGATTGTTTGCCAGAAGATAAATTACAAGCGATAAAGGACTTACAGGCTCAAGGTAAGGTGGTAGCAATGGCTGGTGATGGAATTAATGATTCTCCTGCATTAGCACAATCGGATGTAGGAATTGCTATGGGAACAGGAACAGATGTAGCCATTGAAAGTTCAGAAATTACATTAGTGAAAGGAGATTTACATGGGATTGTAAAAGCAAAGAACCTTAGTCATAAGGTAATGGTTAACATTAAGCAAAACTTATTTTTTGCTTTTATCTATAATGTTTTGGGTGTCCCAATTGCTGCAGGAGCGTTGTTCCCTATTTTTGGAATTTTACTTTCTCCTATGATTGCAGCAGCAGCTATGAGTTTTAGTTCTGTGTCAGTTATTGCAAACTCCTTAAGGTTGAGGGGAGTGAAGATTTGATTTAAGAAAATTTGGCTAAATTAATTCAAATATTCAATTTTTTAAATCTACTGGTTTCCATATCTGTGATAGGAACATTGGTATGGTGGCATGGTTATGAGTACCAGCCACACTACCTGCACCCTCACTTGCTTTACCTGAACATTTGCTTTGGTTTTTACCTCATTCAATTTGGGTTTAGAGCAAAACTATCAGGTAATGTCAGTGACCACTTTAGCAGGAATAGATTAGAGTATCTGTTCTTTTTGTTTTTTATTTTGGAGTTCCTGATGAACTGGTTGCTGGATTTTTCAATCATACGTTTATTACTATCCTTTACTAGTATTGAAAACCATGACCATGTTTTCATCCTTTTCCTTCATGTATGGTTGTTATTTATTGTTGGTATTGAATTAGGCAAAGCCACTTCCCGGAGTACCATTTGGAAAATCTCCCCTCCGATACTGTTCATTCTGTCCTTTGTGGTGCTTATCATAATCGGTAGTTCCCTATTAATGCTTCCCGAAATGAGTGCTGACAAGCAGGGAATGTCATTTATAGATGCCTTGTTCACTTCCATTAGTGCCAATTGTGTTACTGGCTTGATAGTAGTTGATACCGCTACCTTTTTTTCGTTGAAGGGAAAAGTATTAATCCTGTTACTTATCCAGTTCGGAGGGTTAAACATTATTGCTTTCGCAACCTATTTTATTTCCTTTTTCCGCAAAAGTGTAGAAGGACATAGAAACCGTACGACCATCAAAGAATTGCTCCACACCGATAGTCTGGACAGTACAAAGAACATGGTGAAAATGGTTGTGTTTACCACATTGATTATTGAGTTTATCGGAACAGTCATACTTTATCATCAATGGGATCCGCAGGTGGGATTTTCTGACAATTCAGAAAAGCTATTTTATTCTGTGTTTCACGCCATATCCGCTTTTAACAATGCCGGATTTACCTTATTTACAGATGGCTTTGCAAGTGCTATTGTGCAAAGTACATTTACTCTGCACATTACTGTTGCACTGTTGATTGTTCTGGGAGGATTAGGATTTACTACAATACAAGACACGTTCAGCCTTTTCAAACACAGGTTTCGCACGAAATTACCCGTACAAAGCAAAATTGCCTGGCTCAGTACCATATTGCTGGTTTTCGTTGGGGCAGCTGTATTTTTCATTGCTGAAAAAGGCAACACACTTGGTAAGCAAGATTTTTCGGAAGCAATAACAACTTCCTTTTTTCAATCTGTTACTGCACGTACTGCAGGATTCAATACAGTTCCCTTCTCAAACCTAACCCCCATTGTGATAGTGGCTACAATGATATTGATGTTTATAGGAGCTTCATCTGGCTCTACCGGAGGTGGTATCAAAACCTCCACATTTACTGTTCTGCTTTTGGCGATTGTTAAAAGAAAGGAAAAAGCAATTGATTATGGAACATCCTTTTTGACGGGTGTGCTGGTGAAAAAGGCTGGAACTATTCTGCTTTACTCCTTTGGGGTAATTGTTGTAAGTGTAATCATCTTGATAATAGTAGAACCCGATAAAACAATTGTTCAATTATGCTTTGAGGAAATTTCAGCATTTGGCACAGTGGGGTTATCCACTGGGATTACACCCGAACTTTCAACCGTTGGTAAGTCTGTCATCATGGCAAGCATGTTCATAGGACGGATCGGGCCATTGGCATTGGCTTATGCGTTAATCAGGAACATCCACGTATCAAAACAAAAAACCGAACAGGGAATTATGATTGGATAAAACACACGACTGAAATAGAGAATAAAAATGTCAACAAAG
The DNA window shown above is from Bacteroidia bacterium and carries:
- a CDS encoding heavy metal translocating P-type ATPase — translated: MKHTYKVSGMSCDTCRTKVEKTLNEIDGITKATVSLPDNAVVEMDTHVAIEVMQEALIKVGDYTIEVSHQIDMASEKKTTSSCCGVDDSPKKEDKSSCCGGGSHGNDKHHHKTTPKADGNGTYYCPMHCEGEKTYDKSGDCPVCGMHLVEQPKVVSGQQYTCPMHPEVVTDKPGSCPKCGMDLVPLAPSESAEQKTYKELVKKMIVATIFTLPVFVIAMGDLIPGNPLAKMMSQENWNWVQLILTIPVVFYACWMFFVRAWKSIITWNLNMFTLVGIGTGVAFLFSVVGMFFPDVFPDEFKTESGTVLLYFEAAAVILTLVLLGQLLEARAHSQTSGAIKELLKLAPSEAVLVANGEDKVISIHDIQVGNFLRVKPGDKIPVDGKISEGHSSIDESMISGEPIPVDKKVGDKVSSGTINGNKSFIMVAERVGADTLLSQIIQMVNDASRSRAPIQKLVDTIAKYFVPIVITVALITFGIWAAFGPEPAYVYGFVNAIAVLIIACPCALGLATPMSVMVGVGKGAQSGVLIKNAEALETMNKVNVLITDKTGTITEGRPSVEKVYATDGNNETDLLTQIASLNQYSEHPLAEAVVKYGKAKGVQLIDVKDFEGVTGKGVIGTVNDKKIALGNLKLMEKVNATIPDDLYAKIIAEQKLGKTVSYIAVDAKVVGYVAISDAIKESSKRAIAELISMGVEVIMMTGDNANTAKAVADTLNLSDFKADCLPEDKLQAIKDLQAQGKVVAMAGDGINDSPALAQSDVGIAMGTGTDVAIESSEITLVKGDLHGIVKAKNLSHKVMVNIKQNLFFAFIYNVLGVPIAAGALFPIFGILLSPMIAAAAMSFSSVSVIANSLRLRGVKI
- a CDS encoding potassium transporter TrkG; this translates as MAKLIQIFNFLNLLVSISVIGTLVWWHGYEYQPHYLHPHLLYLNICFGFYLIQFGFRAKLSGNVSDHFSRNRLEYLFFLFFILEFLMNWLLDFSIIRLLLSFTSIENHDHVFILFLHVWLLFIVGIELGKATSRSTIWKISPPILFILSFVVLIIIGSSLLMLPEMSADKQGMSFIDALFTSISANCVTGLIVVDTATFFSLKGKVLILLLIQFGGLNIIAFATYFISFFRKSVEGHRNRTTIKELLHTDSLDSTKNMVKMVVFTTLIIEFIGTVILYHQWDPQVGFSDNSEKLFYSVFHAISAFNNAGFTLFTDGFASAIVQSTFTLHITVALLIVLGGLGFTTIQDTFSLFKHRFRTKLPVQSKIAWLSTILLVFVGAAVFFIAEKGNTLGKQDFSEAITTSFFQSVTARTAGFNTVPFSNLTPIVIVATMILMFIGASSGSTGGGIKTSTFTVLLLAIVKRKEKAIDYGTSFLTGVLVKKAGTILLYSFGVIVVSVIILIIVEPDKTIVQLCFEEISAFGTVGLSTGITPELSTVGKSVIMASMFIGRIGPLALAYALIRNIHVSKQKTEQGIMIG